One genomic window of Monodelphis domestica isolate mMonDom1 chromosome 1, mMonDom1.pri, whole genome shotgun sequence includes the following:
- the ARAP3 gene encoding arf-GAP with Rho-GAP domain, ANK repeat and PH domain-containing protein 3 isoform X1 — protein sequence MESPRDLDIEVWLAGVHLERYADTFRRHGVSTAAAAQSLSQEDLRRMGIWATGHRKRILRLLQGASLEVPTDVPQDTTMDTPTPDPQALPTKPVPKPRTVFTFFSTTQGESAPPSLLDPPMETLPVIQGEDTSLIVQDEGSMVPKGSEQSVSQEPSLSTFQSPVVPSLPLDPPPILDRMTMMPNDIYFGLDLGRGTQPGIQETTTDGSLLNSPTPIPTSRPTAGTVHIMDPSSLYYGVQPVSVPGIPKGRKIRAVSQASGESRPSSHEPEGGEDCGYASLELPGESTHLVSNLDPEEPGDDLISPYASFTSLADPPAPVLSGWLDKLSPQGNYVFQRRFVRFNGKKLMYYGSDKDSFPKGVIPLTVIEMIRSCKDCKFQVITSQRVFVFRAESEVQRDNWCSTLQSRLKEQRLLGNPRPPHPPRPLRTGTLELRGHKAKVFAALSPGELGLYKSEQLLTSRWIPDTTSSTLPLQSFSLGIGICFIELRGCSVRETKNRSFDLLTPHRSFSFTAESACTRQVWAAALQEAITETLSDYEVAEKIWSNRANRQCADCGASRPDWASINLGVVICKHCAGQHRALGSGVSKVQSLKLDTSIWSNEIVQLFLILGNDGANRFWIKALPPGGGLHPDTPPGPRGDFISRKYRLGLFRGPHPQYPDHSQLLQALCTAVMGPNLLKTMIQLFSYEEPCSEGSFSNLLPLDPSPGVYNEVLVPATLSGFLHCSPISSKSGPPPHRRGRDAPPRLWCVLGAALEMFSSETNSEPISLIQPQDVVCLGVSPPPVDPGDLDRFPFSFELILTGERVQYFGTDGADSLEAWTRAVGKWFSPLSCHQLLGPGLLRLGRLRLRSPSQTAMTPGLWLSAFGLLRGDHLFLCPAPGPGSPAPEDTVHLRRLQEISVVSANDSSDKKDHLVLVETGRTLYLQGEGRIDFAGWSTAIGGAAGGGGTSLQGQQMSRGDIPIIVDACISFVTQHGLRLEGVYRKGGARARSLRLLAEFRQDARSVKLRPGEHFVEDVTDTLKRFFRELDDPVTSARLLPRWREAAELPQKSQRLERYKEVIGCLPRVNHRTLSTLIGHLYRVQKCAALNQMCTRNLALLFAPSVFQTDGRGEHEVRVLQELIDNYVSVFDIDSDQVAQIDLEVSLITTWKDVQLSQAGDIIMEVYLEQQLPDNCVTLKVSPTLTAEELTNQVLEMRGATAGTDLWLTFEIREHGELERPLHPKERVLEQALQWCQLPEPGSASLLLRRVSLAQASCLFTGVRRESPRVGLLRCREEHPKLLGSRFQERFFLLRGRCLLLLKEKRSSKPEREWPLEGAKVYLGIRRKLKPPTPWGFTLILEKLQLYLSCTDEAEMWDWTTSILKAQHDDLQPVVLRRHSSSDLARQKFGTMPLLPIRGDDSGATLLSANQTLRRLHNRRTLSMFFPLKLSQDSVEEQEEEAEEPVYEEVGAFPELTKDSPLPLEWTSEPEVPRDSPSSQTVFPEQSQSLQSDGPLLSKSSSLGQEKGPPELPSGPSQKTSFQHHLSLEDKLLQELNSLILRKGEATAFSLPASQPPSPPTWTPNPINPTTQTPGHSPKSPCNSHSPSGQPLT from the exons ATGGAGTCACCCAGGGACCTGGACATTGAGGTCTGGCTGGCAGGAGTACATCTGGAGCGCTACGCAGATACCTTCCGGAGGCACGGTGTGTCCACAGCTGCTGCTGCCCAAAGCCTGAGCCAAGAGGACCTTCGTCGAATGGGCATTTGGGCCACGGGTCATCGCAAACGGATTCTTCGCCTGCTACAGGGGGCCTCTTTGGAGGTCCCTACAGACGTTCCACAGGACACTACCATGGATACCCCAACTCCAGATCCTCAAGCACTCCCCACCAAACCAGTACCCAAACCAAGGACTGTATTTACTTTTTTCAGCACCACTCAAGGTGAATCGGCTCCACCTTCACTATTGGACCCTCCTATGGAAACCCTTCCAGTGATTCAGGGAGAGGATACCAGCTTAATAGTCCAAGATGAGGGAAGTATGGTCCCCAAAGGGTCAGAGCAATCAGTGAGCCAAGAGCCTTCTCTAAGTACTTTTCAATCACCTGTtgtcccctcccttcctttggaTCCACCTCCCATCTTGGACAGGATGACAATGATGCCCAATGATATCTACTTTGGGCTGGACCTTGGAAGGGGAACTCAACCAGGAATTCAGGAAAC GACTACAGATGGCTCCCTGCTAAACTCTCCTACTCCCATCCCCACCTCCAGGCCTACAGCAGGTACAG TGCATATCATGGACCCCAGCAGCCTGTACTATGGTGTTCAACCTGTTTCAGTCCCTGGGATTcccaaaggaaggaagataagggcTGTCAGTCAGGCATCAGGTGAATCCAG GCCAAGCAGCCATGAACCAGAGGGGGGAGAGGACTGTGGCTATGCCAGTCTGGAGCTGCCTGGAGAGTCCACCCACTTGGTGTCCAATTTGGACCCTGAAGAGCCAGGAGACGATCTCATCTCCCCCTATGCCAGCTTCACCTCACTAGCTGATCCCCCTGCACCTGTGCTCAGTGGCTGGTTGGACAAGCTCTCACCGCAGGG gaATTATGTCTTTCAGAGGCGCTTTGTCAGGTTCAATGGAAAGAAGCTGATGTATTATGGAAGTGACAAG GACTCCTTCCCTAAGGGGGTTATCCCACTGACTGTCATTGAGATGATCCGAAGCTGCAAGGATTGCAAGTTCCAAGTCATCACTAGCCAAAGGGTGTTTGTGTTCCGAGCTGAGAGTGAAG TTCAGAGGGATAACTGGTGCTCCACACTGCAGTCTCGACTGAAGGAGCAACGGCTTCTAGGCAACCCCAGGCCTCCTCATCCACCACGGCCCCTCCGCACAGGGACCCTAGAGCTTCGGGGACACAAAGCCAAAGTGTTTGCAGCTCTAAGCCCTGGGGAACTAGGACTGTACAAGAGCGAGCAG CTCCTGACCTCTAGATGGATCCCTGATACTACTTCCTCAACTCTACCTCTTCAGTCCTTTTCTCTGGGCATTGGAATTTGTTTCATTGAGCTTCGGGGCTGCAGTGTCCGGGAGACCAAGAATCGAAGCTTTGACCTCCTTACACCCCATCGATCCTTCAG CTTCACAGCAGAGTCAGCCTGCACTCGCCAGGTCTGGGCAGCTGCACTTCAGGAGGCCATCACTGAGACTCTTTCTGATTATGAGGTGGCTGAAAAAATATGGTCCAACAGAGCAAACCGACAATGTGCAGACTGTGGAGCTTCTCGTCCTGACTGGGCCTCAATCAACCTGGGAGTGGTCATCTGCAAGCATTGTGCAG GACAACATCGGGCTCTAGGCTCTGGGGTGTCTAAAGTGCAGAGTCTGAAACTGGATACAAGCATCTGGAGTAATGAGATCGTACAG CTTTTCCTCATCTTGGGAAATGATGGAGCCAACCGGTTCTGGATAAAGGCACTGCCTCCAGGAGGAGGGCTGCATCCAGATACTCCTCCTGGCCCGCGTGGGGACTTCATCTCCCGCAAATATCGGCTTGGCCTCTTTCGGGGGCCCCATCCTCAGTACCCTGACCATAGTCAGCTGCTGCAG GCACTGTGTACAGCTGTGATGGGACCCAACTTGTTGAAAACCATGATTCAGCTCTTCTCATATGAGGAACCATGCTCTGAAGGCAGTTTCTCTAATCTGCTTCCCTTAG ACCCATCTCCTGGTGTATACAATGAAGTCCTGGTGCCTGCCACACTAAGTGGCTTTTTGCACTGCAGTCCCATCAGCAGCAAATCTGGACCACCACCCCACCGCCGGGGTCGGGATG CACCCCCCAGGCTATGGTGTGTGTTGGGTGCAGCACTGGAGATGTTTTCATCAGAGACCAACTCAGAGCCAATAAGTCTGATCCAACCTCAGGATGTAGTGTGTCTGGGGGTAAGCCCCCCACCAGTTGACCCAGGGGACCTTGACAG GTTCCCATTCTCTTTTGAACTCATTCTGACTGGAGAAAGGGTCCAATACTTTGGGACTGATGGAGCTGATAGTCTGGAGGCCTGGACCAGAGCAGTGGGCAAG TGGTTCTCCCCGTTAAGCTGTCATCAGCTCCTGGGTCCTGGCCTGCTGAGGCTAGGCCGTTTAAGGCTGCGGTCCCCCTCTCAGACTGCAATGACCCCAGGCCTCTGGCTGTCTGCCTTTGGCCTCCTCCGAGGTGACCATCTATTCCTGTGCCCAGCACCAGGCCCTGGCTCCCCCGCCCCTGAGGACACTGTGCACCTACGAAGACTACAGGAGATCA GTGTTGTGTCTGCAAACGATAGCTCTGATAAGAAGGACCATTTAGTCCTGGTGGAAACAGGAAG GACCCTGTATCTACAGGGAGAGGGGCGGATTGACTTTGCTGGCTGGAGCACTGCCATTGGAGGAGCAGCTGGTGGGGGGGGCACTTCATTGCAAGGGCAACAGATGAGTCGAGGAGACATTCCTATCATCGTGGATGCCTGCATCAGCTTTGTCACTCAACATG GCTTACGTTTGGAGGGTGTATACCGGAAGGGGGGTGCTCGAGCACGAAGCCTTCGGCTCCTGGCTGAGTTCCGGCAGGATGCACGGTCAGTGAAGCTCCGGCCAGGAGAGCACTTTGTGGAAGATGTAACGGACACACTCAAAAGGTTCTTCCGGGAGCTGGATGACCCTGTGACCTCTGCACGATTGTTACCCCGATGGAGGGAGGCTGCAG AGTTACCCCAGAAATCTCAGCGGCTAGAGCGGTACAAGGAAGTGATTGGATGTCTGCCCAGAGTTAACCACAGGACATTATCCACCCTTATTGGTCATCTCTACCG ggTACAGAAATGTGCTGCTCTGAATCAGATGTGTACTCGGAATCTAGCACTGTTGTTTGCACCAAGTGTGTTCCAGACAGATGGGCGAGGGGAGCATGAGGTTCGGGTGCTGCAGGAACTCATTGATAACTACGTTTCTGTCTTTGAT ATTGACTCAGACCAAGTGGCTCAGATTGACCTGGAAGTCAGTCTTATAACTACCTGGAAAGATGTGCAA CTATCTCAAGCTGGAGATATCATCATGGAAGTTTACTTGGAACAGCAGCTACCAGACAACTGTGTCACCCTGAAG GTTTCCCCAACTCTAACTGCTGAGGAGCTGACAAATCAAGTACTTGAGATGAGGGGAGCAACAGCTGGCACAGACCTGTGGCTGACATTTGAGATCCGAGAGCATGGCGAGCTTG AACGGCCTTTGCACCCAAAGGAACGGGTCCTAGAACAGGCCCTGCAATGGTGCCAACTCCCAGAACCAGGCTCTGCTTCCCTATTGCTGCGCAGGGTCTCCCTAGCCCAGGCCAGCTGCCTCTTCACAG GTGTACGACGGGAGAGTCCCCGGGTGGGCCTGCTTCGGTGCCGAGAAGAGCATCCCAAGTTGCTAGGAAGTCGTTTTCAGGAAAGGTTCTTTCTACTTCGGGGACGTTGCCTGTTGCTGCTTAAGGAGAAAAGG AGTTCTAAGCCAGAGCGAGAGTGGCCTTTGGAGGGTGCAAAAGTTTACCTAGGAATACGTCGAAAGCTAAAGCCTCCAACACC GTGGGGCTTTACATTGATCCTGGAGAAGTTGCAGCT CTACCTGTCCTGCACAGATGAGGCAGAGATGTGGGACTGGACAACCAGCATCCTTAAAGCCCAG CATGACGACTTGCAGCCTGTGGTCCTTCGTCGACATTCTTCTTCTGATCTAGCTCGACagaaatttggaacaatgcctCTGTTGCCTATTCGAGGTGATGACAGTGGTGCTACCTTACTCTCTGCCAACCAGACACTG CGACGACTGCACAACCGGAGGACACTGTCCATGTTTTTT CCCCTGAAACTGTCTCAGGATTCTGTGGAAGAACAAGAGGAAGAGGCTGAGGAGCCAGTGTATGAGGAGGTAGGGGCCTTCCCTGAACTGACCAAGGACTCTCCACTCCCACTGGAATGGACATCTGAACCAGAGGTCCCTAGGGATTCACCCTCTAGCCAAACTGTATTTCCAGAGCAAAGTCAGAGCCTACAGAGTGACGGCCCCCTCCTTTCAAAGTCAAGCTCTCTGGGACAAGAGAAGGGACCTCCAGAGCTGCCTTCTGGTCCCTCCCAGAAAACCAGCTTCCAGCATCATTTGTCCCTGGAAGACAAACTGTTACAGGAGCTCAACTCACTGATACTTCGAAAGGGCGAGGCCACTGCTTTCAGTCTGCCAGCTTCTCAGCCTCCTAGCCCCCCAACATGGACCCCTAACCCCATTAATCCCACTACGCAAACTCCTGGACATTCTCCTAAATCTCCATGTAATTCCCATTCTCCATCTGGCCAGCCACTTACATGA